Proteins encoded within one genomic window of bacterium:
- a CDS encoding inorganic phosphate transporter: MGEFTWLVAFIIFVALAFDFLNGFHDSANSIATIVSTRVLTPRKAVMWAAFFNLIAAFLFDVHVAKTIGKGLIELSAVTEYVILAGLIGAITWNLITWYFGIPSSSSHALMGGYAGAAIAHAGFGAVIYSGWTKTVLFIAIAPLMGMLMGFVLMATVMWMFHDRRGSNVNRGFRRLQLVSAAAYSIGHGTNDAQKTMGVITGLLVTSGVLSSFEVPYWVIISSHLAIAAGTLFGGWRIVRTVGQKITKLKPSGGFCAETAGAITLLVTAFSGIAVSTTHTISGAIMGVGATRRASAVRWGLAGNIVIAWILTIPASALVGAIVYYFIEIFV, from the coding sequence ATGGGCGAATTTACCTGGCTGGTTGCGTTCATCATTTTCGTCGCACTGGCCTTTGACTTTCTGAACGGATTTCACGATTCGGCGAATTCCATCGCGACGATCGTTTCAACGCGCGTATTGACGCCTCGCAAGGCGGTGATGTGGGCGGCATTTTTCAATTTAATCGCGGCGTTTTTGTTTGACGTTCACGTGGCGAAGACGATTGGCAAGGGGTTAATTGAATTATCCGCGGTTACAGAGTATGTAATCTTGGCCGGGCTGATCGGAGCAATCACGTGGAATTTAATCACGTGGTATTTCGGCATTCCGTCGAGTTCATCGCACGCATTGATGGGTGGCTATGCCGGGGCGGCGATTGCTCATGCGGGTTTCGGTGCCGTCATCTACTCAGGCTGGACGAAGACCGTGTTGTTCATAGCCATCGCCCCGTTGATGGGCATGCTGATGGGGTTCGTATTAATGGCCACAGTAATGTGGATGTTTCACGATCGGCGGGGATCAAACGTGAATCGTGGATTCCGGCGGCTGCAATTGGTCTCAGCGGCTGCCTACAGCATTGGTCACGGCACAAACGACGCGCAGAAGACGATGGGCGTCATTACCGGGTTGCTGGTCACGTCGGGAGTATTGAGTAGTTTTGAGGTGCCTTATTGGGTGATTATCTCGTCGCACCTTGCCATAGCTGCCGGGACTTTGTTCGGAGGCTGGCGGATTGTGCGAACGGTTGGCCAAAAGATCACAAAGCTGAAGCCATCGGGCGGTTTCTGCGCGGAAACGGCCGGCGCCATTACTCTTCTTGTGACAGCATTTTCAGGGATAGCTGTCAGTACAACGCATACGATAAGCGGAGCCATCATGGGGGTGGGCGCAACACGCCGCGCGTCCGCGGTGCGGTGGGGACTTGCTGGAAACATCGTCATTGCATGGATTCTGACGATTCCGGCATCTGCACTCGTTGGAGCAATAGTTTACTATTTCATAGAAATTTTCGTCTAG
- a CDS encoding OPT/YSL family transporter → MAEQTQIKSVEERDREWYDHVYQKDVPQLTARAVISGMLFGGLMSLSNLYVGLKSGWGLGVDIVAVILIFSIFKGLKGAGLVRRDFGMMENTIMMTVAVAASWISSAGLVSAVPALSMLTGYEFVWWQLAIFIGGILYLGLFMAIPLKRQMIQVDNLRFPANIPTGETLKAMYSKGTEAVQKAKALGISGGLGILIAGLRDGLGWIPAQFALPVSIAKVSLSKLTLTFEPSLIFIGIGALFGIKIGLSMLFGLLLNYGVLAPNLINDKIIKHPAPQVTAATLLAAPLVIEPGQSISVTLEEANAGPEMATGNSTKQLRYTWYEQKNYTANDQIIKDLNSPTLGNGEKNPFYGVISLRDTISKVNGAGAKALFLEATAAVFWEARLTIDKEQSSPQIVKAMGFEPGQTRFQAVGGFRNISAWSLWPGATVLVVGGLLALAFQWRTLGRTFGSIFSSFGRRKNGNVKGVLDDIEIPMSWFVPGFVLTGLICIITLTLMFGDFGVAWYMGLIAVLLTFILAAVAARAGAEVGINPIGALGKVTQLTFGVISAGNVTSNLMTAGITAGAAASCSDTIGNLKVGHMVGANPRKQFIAQLFGVLAGAMLAVPAYFILVPDVSALGGDKFPAPSALVWMGVAKVLAQGLSTLPPSAVMAMVIAFILAVVIVVAEKIWPKIKPYTPNPTALGIAMTIPAYTSFAMFLGALIAWFMEKKAPKANDMYTIPTASGLIGGESIMGVLIAALIAFGIL, encoded by the coding sequence ATGGCTGAGCAGACCCAGATCAAGTCTGTCGAAGAACGGGACCGGGAATGGTACGATCATGTCTATCAGAAAGACGTGCCACAATTAACAGCCCGCGCGGTCATATCGGGCATGCTGTTCGGCGGGTTGATGTCCCTGTCGAATCTTTATGTCGGTCTGAAGTCGGGCTGGGGTTTGGGTGTTGACATCGTCGCAGTCATCCTAATTTTCTCGATCTTCAAGGGCCTCAAGGGGGCTGGACTGGTCAGGCGCGACTTCGGGATGATGGAGAATACCATCATGATGACCGTGGCGGTTGCGGCCAGCTGGATTTCTTCTGCAGGATTGGTTTCAGCGGTGCCCGCTTTGTCCATGCTGACAGGGTATGAGTTTGTGTGGTGGCAGTTGGCGATTTTCATCGGGGGCATTCTCTATCTTGGGTTATTCATGGCGATACCGCTGAAGCGGCAGATGATCCAAGTGGACAATTTGAGATTTCCGGCGAATATTCCGACCGGCGAAACGCTGAAGGCAATGTACTCGAAAGGAACGGAGGCGGTTCAGAAGGCGAAGGCGCTGGGAATTTCCGGCGGATTGGGAATACTGATAGCGGGCTTGCGGGACGGTTTGGGCTGGATACCCGCACAGTTTGCGCTTCCGGTTTCAATTGCAAAGGTTAGTTTAAGCAAGCTTACGTTGACCTTTGAACCGAGCTTAATTTTCATCGGAATCGGTGCGCTGTTCGGAATTAAGATTGGTTTGAGCATGCTGTTTGGTCTGCTCCTGAACTACGGGGTGCTGGCGCCGAATCTTATCAACGACAAAATTATCAAGCACCCTGCGCCTCAGGTCACGGCAGCAACGCTGCTTGCGGCTCCGTTGGTCATTGAACCGGGACAAAGTATCAGCGTGACTTTAGAGGAGGCAAATGCAGGTCCGGAGATGGCAACCGGCAACTCCACAAAACAGCTCAGATACACCTGGTATGAGCAGAAGAACTATACGGCGAATGATCAGATAATCAAAGATCTCAATTCACCGACTTTGGGCAACGGCGAAAAAAACCCGTTTTACGGAGTCATCAGCTTACGGGATACGATAAGCAAGGTGAATGGTGCGGGGGCAAAGGCGCTGTTTTTGGAAGCCACGGCGGCGGTGTTTTGGGAGGCACGGCTGACGATTGACAAGGAGCAATCTTCACCGCAGATCGTGAAGGCGATGGGATTCGAACCGGGACAGACAAGATTTCAGGCGGTCGGCGGATTCCGGAACATCAGCGCCTGGTCATTGTGGCCGGGAGCCACGGTTCTTGTAGTCGGCGGATTGCTTGCTCTGGCATTTCAGTGGCGCACACTTGGGAGAACCTTTGGGAGCATCTTCAGCAGCTTCGGCCGGAGAAAGAATGGTAACGTGAAAGGCGTCTTGGACGATATTGAGATACCGATGAGCTGGTTCGTGCCGGGGTTTGTCCTTACGGGATTGATTTGCATTATTACTCTGACGTTGATGTTTGGTGACTTTGGCGTGGCGTGGTACATGGGATTGATTGCAGTTCTGTTGACGTTCATTCTTGCTGCTGTGGCGGCCCGTGCGGGAGCGGAGGTTGGAATCAATCCGATTGGCGCACTCGGTAAAGTGACACAGTTAACGTTTGGTGTTATATCGGCTGGCAACGTAACCTCGAACTTGATGACGGCCGGCATTACCGCGGGTGCTGCGGCGAGCTGCAGCGACACGATTGGCAATTTGAAGGTCGGTCATATGGTGGGTGCGAATCCTCGCAAGCAGTTCATTGCGCAGCTGTTTGGCGTGCTTGCAGGGGCCATGCTTGCTGTGCCGGCGTACTTTATTCTCGTTCCGGATGTGAGCGCATTGGGCGGGGACAAATTCCCCGCGCCGTCGGCACTTGTATGGATGGGTGTGGCGAAAGTCTTGGCACAGGGATTGAGCACGTTACCACCCAGCGCAGTGATGGCAATGGTGATTGCATTTATCCTGGCGGTTGTGATTGTTGTCGCCGAGAAGATTTGGCCGAAGATAAAGCCCTACACTCCGAATCCGACCGCTCTTGGAATTGCAATGACGATTCCGGCCTATACGAGCTTTGCCATGTTTCTGGGTGCGTTAATCGCTTGGTTCATGGAAAAGAAGGCGCCGAAGGCCAATGACATGTACACGATTCCAACTGCGTCAGGACTCATCGGCGGAGAAAGCATAATGGGTGTGCTTATCGCAGCGTTGATTGCATTTGGGATTCTCTAG
- a CDS encoding OPT/YSL family transporter, with amino-acid sequence MSDELPIKKMTPEELEREWYENVYRGDDMPQLTVRSIIMGSILGAFLSLQNLYVGLKTGWGLGVAITSCILSFTIWKSLRKAFPRWIRTDMSILENNAMQSTASSAGYSTGGTIVSAISAYLLVNGVHIGYGLLSAWIFFLAVLGVTMAIPMKRQMINIERLKFPSGIAAAETLKSLHGVGSNGGESKSAKLLFTFGGTGIAIAAIRDWFAWIPALYNTFGSRLGMYTIQFDASMILVGAGALMGMKVCVSILIGGLLNWGVLAPMMMDKQVIGHPLPYIRSTQDVAFPLTIPAGSALSLEIVKAKGDYLIEDGSESMVLTYPWTQQTTYPELSALAAALNSPTLPDGGSNPFFGKVKVMEPEDAYLRRRFEMRIDSALRDAIFVESSLALKDTIPSFVSAAPLLTLEPGSSSTMSPGGFRNIVSWSLWGGAACMVTSGLLSFAFEWRTALRAFSGLKSIFRRSKRKDEEDPLERIEVPGTWFAGGMVIGTIGIVLLASVYFLVPWWMALLAVFLSFFLALVACRACGETDTTPVGAMGKITQLTFGAIAPKQMNTNLMSACITAGVADSASDLLTDLKSGYVLGANARKQFLAQFAGIFIGTAVTVPAFFLVVPDVSILGSTKFPAPAAQVWASVARLLSNGLESLHPTARAALVIGGIVGLMIPMAERLFPKWRQWIPSAMGLGLAFVLPFYNALSMFIGGVIALVYSRMRPDNAEQFTVASASGIIAGESLMGIFITLMGAIGLI; translated from the coding sequence ATGTCTGACGAACTTCCGATTAAGAAAATGACTCCCGAGGAGCTTGAACGGGAGTGGTACGAAAACGTCTATCGCGGCGACGACATGCCGCAGTTGACGGTACGATCAATCATCATGGGCTCGATATTGGGCGCATTTCTGTCGCTGCAGAATTTATATGTCGGGCTGAAGACGGGCTGGGGTTTGGGAGTGGCGATAACGTCCTGCATATTGAGTTTCACGATTTGGAAATCGCTGCGCAAAGCCTTTCCGCGCTGGATCAGGACGGATATGTCGATTCTTGAGAACAATGCGATGCAGAGCACGGCGTCCTCGGCGGGCTACTCGACAGGCGGCACGATCGTCTCGGCCATAAGCGCCTATTTGCTTGTCAACGGGGTGCATATCGGTTACGGATTGCTGTCTGCGTGGATATTCTTCCTTGCCGTGCTTGGTGTGACAATGGCCATACCGATGAAGCGCCAGATGATCAACATTGAAAGGCTGAAGTTCCCGTCGGGGATCGCTGCGGCTGAAACACTGAAGAGTCTTCACGGAGTAGGCAGTAACGGTGGCGAGTCCAAGTCGGCGAAACTGCTATTCACTTTCGGCGGTACAGGCATCGCGATTGCGGCGATCCGTGACTGGTTCGCGTGGATTCCAGCTTTGTACAATACGTTTGGTTCGCGTCTTGGAATGTACACGATTCAATTTGACGCAAGCATGATATTAGTCGGCGCCGGAGCACTAATGGGAATGAAAGTGTGTGTGAGCATTCTCATTGGCGGCCTTCTCAATTGGGGCGTTCTTGCGCCAATGATGATGGACAAGCAGGTCATAGGTCATCCGTTACCATACATTCGTTCCACACAGGATGTGGCGTTTCCTCTCACAATTCCTGCCGGAAGTGCCCTGAGTCTTGAGATTGTCAAGGCTAAGGGCGATTACTTAATTGAAGACGGGTCGGAGTCGATGGTACTTACGTATCCTTGGACTCAGCAGACGACTTATCCGGAATTGAGCGCACTGGCTGCGGCATTGAACAGCCCGACACTTCCCGACGGCGGTTCGAATCCGTTTTTCGGCAAAGTGAAAGTCATGGAGCCGGAGGACGCATATTTGCGGCGACGCTTTGAGATGCGCATTGACAGCGCATTACGTGATGCGATTTTTGTCGAGTCTTCGCTTGCGTTAAAGGATACGATTCCAAGTTTTGTTTCGGCGGCGCCACTGCTTACACTTGAGCCGGGTTCAAGCAGCACGATGTCTCCGGGAGGATTCAGAAACATCGTGTCATGGAGTCTTTGGGGCGGCGCAGCGTGCATGGTCACGAGCGGTTTGCTCTCATTCGCGTTTGAATGGCGGACGGCTTTGCGCGCATTCTCGGGATTGAAGAGTATTTTCCGACGCTCCAAGCGCAAGGATGAGGAGGATCCGCTGGAACGAATTGAAGTACCCGGAACATGGTTTGCGGGTGGCATGGTAATTGGAACCATTGGAATTGTGCTGCTGGCGTCCGTGTACTTTCTGGTGCCATGGTGGATGGCGCTGCTTGCGGTATTCCTCTCATTCTTCCTTGCGCTCGTGGCCTGCCGTGCCTGCGGAGAAACGGATACCACACCGGTCGGCGCGATGGGAAAAATCACTCAGCTCACGTTCGGAGCAATTGCTCCGAAGCAGATGAACACGAACCTGATGTCGGCATGTATCACGGCAGGCGTCGCGGACTCGGCATCGGACCTGCTGACAGACTTGAAGAGCGGTTACGTTTTGGGTGCCAACGCTCGTAAACAGTTTTTGGCACAGTTCGCAGGTATATTCATCGGAACGGCAGTCACCGTACCGGCGTTTTTTCTTGTCGTGCCAGATGTTTCGATCCTTGGTTCGACGAAATTTCCCGCTCCGGCGGCACAAGTTTGGGCATCCGTCGCTCGACTTCTCTCGAACGGATTGGAATCCCTCCACCCTACCGCCCGAGCAGCACTGGTGATTGGCGGCATCGTCGGTCTCATGATTCCGATGGCTGAGCGGCTGTTTCCTAAATGGCGGCAGTGGATACCCTCGGCAATGGGTTTGGGGCTAGCGTTTGTCTTACCTTTTTACAACGCACTCTCGATGTTTATCGGAGGTGTGATTGCACTAGTATACTCAAGGATGCGTCCCGACAACGCCGAACAGTTTACCGTGGCTTCCGCGTCGGGTATCATTGCCGGCGAGAGCTTGATGGGAATATTCATCACCCTTATGGGTGCCATCGGGCTAATATAG
- a CDS encoding transcriptional repressor yields MAGNDLAKSEQELTRYANRLKLAGVKLTHQRLEVLKEVAGRMDHPDASSVYEQVRKRVPTISLDTVYRTLWMLKEAGLITTLGPTHDRVRFDTNTSPHHHFVCTKCGKTEDFYCEKFNALDVPESVLAMGVVTATQVELRGLCAACAKNTDDDLKGRNSFQE; encoded by the coding sequence ATGGCAGGTAATGACTTGGCCAAGTCGGAACAAGAGCTAACGCGGTATGCGAACCGATTGAAGCTCGCAGGTGTGAAACTGACACATCAGCGGCTTGAGGTACTGAAAGAGGTGGCTGGCCGGATGGACCACCCGGACGCTTCGTCCGTATATGAACAGGTACGAAAGCGGGTTCCGACAATTTCATTGGACACAGTATATCGCACACTGTGGATGCTGAAGGAAGCAGGGCTCATCACCACTTTGGGTCCAACCCACGACCGGGTGCGATTTGACACAAACACGTCACCACACCATCACTTTGTATGTACGAAGTGCGGCAAGACTGAGGATTTCTATTGTGAAAAGTTTAATGCCTTGGATGTGCCAGAGTCGGTATTGGCGATGGGAGTTGTGACGGCAACGCAAGTGGAGCTGCGCGGTTTATGCGCAGCATGCGCGAAAAACACAGATGATGACCTTAAAGGTCGGAATAGTTTTCAAGAATAA
- a CDS encoding catalase: MSETKKTLTTSQGAPVRDDLNSMTAGERGPVLAQDIHLFDKLAHFDRERIPERVVHAKGAGAWGYFEVTHDVTKYTRAKFLSNIGKKTEVFARFSTVGGEKGSADTERDPRGFAVKFFTEEGNYDFVGNNTPVFFIRDPLKFPDFIHTQKRNPATNLKDADMFWDFLSLTPESVHQVTVLFSDRGTPYGYRNMNGYSGHTFMWYNEKNEYVWVKIHFKTAQGNKTLTREEATKFAGEDPDFATRDLYNAIDKGDFPAWNVYVQIMTPGQVEKYRYNSFDITKVWPHADAPLIPVGKMVLNRNPKNYFADTEQAAFSPGTVVPGIAPSPDKMLQGRLFSYHDTHRHRLGANYHLIPVNAPRVSGEHNNQRDGAMRTDDNGGGAPNYWPNSFGGPSPDASYSEPPVPLTGVIDRFGFELTEDDFVQPGELFRNVMTDTDRAHLIGNIVAHLKNAQVRIQKRQTALFYKVDKKYGEGVAKGLGLRIDEVAELAAMTQADRVKATL, from the coding sequence ATGTCGGAGACAAAGAAGACCTTGACGACCAGTCAAGGCGCACCGGTTCGCGACGATTTGAACTCCATGACAGCCGGAGAACGCGGCCCCGTGCTTGCACAGGATATTCATTTGTTTGACAAACTTGCGCATTTCGATCGCGAGCGGATCCCGGAACGAGTCGTACATGCCAAGGGCGCAGGCGCCTGGGGTTACTTTGAAGTAACTCATGACGTAACCAAGTACACACGGGCAAAGTTTCTATCGAACATTGGCAAGAAGACGGAGGTATTTGCAAGATTCTCGACGGTAGGAGGAGAAAAGGGCTCGGCGGACACGGAACGCGATCCGCGCGGATTCGCGGTAAAATTCTTTACGGAGGAGGGAAACTATGATTTTGTGGGCAATAACACTCCGGTTTTCTTCATACGCGACCCTCTGAAATTCCCGGACTTCATTCACACACAGAAGCGCAATCCTGCGACCAATTTGAAGGATGCGGACATGTTTTGGGACTTTCTGTCGTTGACTCCGGAGTCAGTTCATCAGGTAACCGTACTATTTTCGGATCGCGGCACACCGTACGGTTATCGCAACATGAACGGCTACAGCGGACACACGTTCATGTGGTACAATGAGAAGAACGAATACGTTTGGGTCAAAATTCACTTCAAGACCGCGCAAGGCAACAAGACCTTGACGCGCGAAGAAGCGACCAAGTTCGCCGGAGAGGATCCTGACTTTGCGACACGAGACTTGTACAATGCCATTGACAAGGGCGACTTTCCGGCATGGAACGTGTATGTGCAGATAATGACTCCCGGGCAAGTCGAGAAGTACCGCTACAATTCATTCGATATAACAAAGGTTTGGCCGCATGCCGATGCACCACTGATTCCGGTTGGGAAGATGGTCTTGAATCGCAACCCCAAGAACTACTTTGCCGACACCGAGCAAGCAGCCTTCTCGCCTGGAACTGTCGTGCCGGGAATCGCACCGTCACCGGACAAAATGCTGCAAGGACGTCTATTCAGTTATCATGACACACATCGTCATCGTCTCGGCGCAAACTATCATTTGATTCCGGTCAATGCGCCGAGAGTGAGCGGCGAGCATAACAATCAACGCGACGGTGCTATGCGGACGGATGACAATGGCGGTGGCGCACCGAATTATTGGCCGAACAGCTTCGGCGGACCGTCTCCCGATGCATCGTACAGCGAACCTCCTGTTCCACTGACGGGTGTCATAGACCGATTTGGCTTCGAACTAACCGAAGACGACTTTGTGCAGCCGGGTGAACTCTTCCGCAACGTAATGACGGACACCGACCGCGCACACTTGATTGGAAACATTGTCGCACACTTGAAGAACGCGCAGGTACGGATTCAGAAGAGGCAAACCGCTCTGTTCTATAAGGTGGACAAGAAGTATGGTGAAGGAGTGGCCAAAGGACTTGGTTTGCGGATTGATGAGGTTGCCGAGTTGGCAGCAATGACTCAAGCCGACCGAGTGAAGGCGACTTTATAG